The stretch of DNA AGGTCTCCGGCTTGGCGCGCCGGTGTTGCTGGGCTATCATGAGACCGACGGATAACAGAGCCATTGGCCGGCGGCCAGTGCGTCGCCGGAAGGACACCGGAAGGACAGGACAACCCGATGAAATTCTTCATCGACACGGCCGATCTCAACGAGATCCGCGACCTGGCGGCGACCGGCCTGCTCGACGGGGTGACGACCAATCCGTCGCTGATCGCCAAGAGCGGCGGCGACTTCATGGAAACCATCGGGGAGATCTGCCGCGTCGTGCCGGGCGACGTCAGCGCCGAGGTGACGGCGACCGACTATCACACCATGGTCCGGGAAGGTCAGAAGCTCGCCAGGGTGGCCGACAACGTCGTGATCAAGGTGCCGCTCACGATGGACGGCCTGAAGGCCTGCCGGACCTTCCGCAGCGAGAATATCAAGGTCAACGTCACCCTGTGCTTCTCGGCCGGCCAGGCGATCCTCGCGGCCAAGGCCGGCGCCACCTACGTTTCGCCCTTCGTCGGCCGGCTCGACGACATCTCGACCAACGGGATGCAACTGATCGCGGATATCGTCGGGATCTACGACAACTATCCGGAGATCGAGACGGAAGTTCTGGTCGCCTCGATCCGCAACCCGATGCACCTGGTCGAGGCGGCGCGCAT from Rhodospirillaceae bacterium encodes:
- the fsa gene encoding fructose-6-phosphate aldolase gives rise to the protein MKFFIDTADLNEIRDLAATGLLDGVTTNPSLIAKSGGDFMETIGEICRVVPGDVSAEVTATDYHTMVREGQKLARVADNVVIKVPLTMDGLKACRTFRSENIKVNVTLCFSAGQAILAAKAGATYVSPFVGRLDDISTNGMQLIADIVGIYDNYPEIETEVLVASIRNPMHLVEAARMGAHVATLPPSVLRQLFQHPLTDKGLAAFLADWEKTGQAILSEDAPAEKAG